The Salvelinus namaycush isolate Seneca chromosome 13, SaNama_1.0, whole genome shotgun sequence genome includes a region encoding these proteins:
- the LOC120058171 gene encoding uncharacterized protein LOC120058171, producing the protein MFQHHTLLALPFDCLCALPDKPFPLIRLAGLSFSLSSSSSGPMTPMCSPQPQMGSVRVDHHRPLPTDSLLRQMYDDSEDEEDDVGYADPVQDDLYARKVGASPKSNVDVSYDRFLPKFWTPEEDTHVQKIKLGSQRRPWYKKIQGFSRKKSGGSSSDDSDCDVSHWLSSAPSGPSPSSHPHAPEGSTHTSLPAAGQRSIQLLD; encoded by the exons ATGTTCCAACACCATACGCTCCTTGCTCTGCCTTTTGATTGCTTGTGTGCACTTCCTGATAAACCCTTTCCCCTCATACGATTggctggtctctctttctctctctcgagtAGCAGCAGTGGGCCAATGACACCGATGTGCTCCCCCCAGCCTCAGATGGGCTCAGTGAGGGTGGACCACCACCGCCCTCTCCCCACTGATAGTCTCCTCCGACAGATGTACGACGATTCTGAAGACGAGGAAGATGATGTTGGGTATGCTGACCCCGTTCAGGACGACCTGTACGCTCGCAAAGTGGGTGCGTCGCCCAAGTCAAATGTCGACGTGTCATATGACAGGTTTCTGCCCAAGTTCTGGACGCCCGAGGAGGACACCCACGTGCAGAAGATCAAACTGGGGTCCCAGAGGAGACCCTGGTACAAGAAGATCCAGGGCTTCAG CCGAAAGAAGTCTGGCGGCTCATCCTCTGACGACTCTGACTGCGATGTCAGTCACTGGCTCTCCTCAGCCCCTTCcggcccctccccctcctctcacccccatGCACCTGAAGGCTCCACCCACACCAGCCTCCCTGCTGCAGGTCAAAGGTCGATACAGCTGCTCGATTGA